One Chryseobacterium tructae genomic window, AGTTCCTTTCTTATTCATAGGTTGTGTGGCAGATATAGACATGAGAAAACAGGATAGTAATGAGACCTCTCACTTTACAACTTTGATGATAACAGAGGTTAATCACGAAGTTGATGCAAGAGGATATTACACTGGAAGTTTTGAAGCTATAGCTGAAGGAACAGGTTTCATGCCTAAACCAGCTTTTATAACGCCTAAAGCAGAACCACAGGTGGCAACGGTTATCTCCAATGTAGACCCTTTGAACCAAGGCAGAATACAAGTGCAGTTTGACTGGCAATTAAATGATACCACCCATTTTATCCGAATGATGAGCCCCGATGCAGGGGGAACAGATGCTATAAGCCAGAACAGAGGTTTTGTAGCTGTTCCAGAAATTGGAGACCAAGTAATGGTAAACTTTGAATACCATAATCCAGATTTTCCTTTTGCAATGGGTGGAATGTTTCACGGTGGTGTAGGCTTGGGAGGTGGTATGGATAACCGTGTAAAATCCCTACAGACCCGAAGTGGGCACAGATTAGTATTTACAGAAGATGAAAGTATTTTATTGACCGATAAAAGTGGAAATGAGCTGAGATTTGATACAGAGGGAAGCAATATCACCATTACTGCTCCTGAAACCATTACCATAAAATCAAAGAACCTGAAGTTTGATATTGAAGAGAATATCAAAACCAAAGCAGGAAAGAACATGGATACCAATGTTGGGCAGAACATTAAGATTATTGCCAAGCAAGAGATTAGCCAAGACAGTGGTAAGAAAACTATTATCAATGCTGGAACTAATACTGAAATATCAGCAAAAGCACACCTAGACCTTTATGGTAAAGAAAAATTCATAGGCTATACCGATGGACAGACTGAGTTCGGAGCAAAGGACAGAATGCATGTGTATGGTGCTAACTCATTACTGACAGCTAAGGATAAAATTGAGTATAAAGCTCCACAAATGAATAAGCTTCCTCAAAATGGTGAGTTTGATTATACTAAAGAAAAGCAAATAGTGAGTGCTCAATGGATGGATGCAGATATGAATAAAGAAATTGCAATAGCATCTTATGATGAAGAAATAAGTT contains:
- a CDS encoding type VI secretion system Vgr family protein; the protein is MTVTFKYKDAENESPERTFVGVVTKVAFSQEKMSLGNIVLKGYSPTILMDSAPHTQSFGGTQSVNTSIIADNIIKETLGTIQFDFRIDTQNKSYINYSAQYCETHYNYLTRLAEAYGEQFYYDGDVLHFGKLPPHEKPIQLIYGSNVNDVQVELKAVHTKPEYFGYNSSSHAKMNGSNNEIKHLGDLSSKAYELNNNIFKTRSLTPTPINANMFLDVDDSQKSARGSKAVEVFTVSGSTTVPFLFIGCVADIDMRKQDSNETSHFTTLMITEVNHEVDARGYYTGSFEAIAEGTGFMPKPAFITPKAEPQVATVISNVDPLNQGRIQVQFDWQLNDTTHFIRMMSPDAGGTDAISQNRGFVAVPEIGDQVMVNFEYHNPDFPFAMGGMFHGGVGLGGGMDNRVKSLQTRSGHRLVFTEDESILLTDKSGNELRFDTEGSNITITAPETITIKSKNLKFDIEENIKTKAGKNMDTNVGQNIKIIAKQEISQDSGKKTIINAGTNTEISAKAHLDLYGKEKFIGYTDGQTEFGAKDRMHVYGANSLLTAKDKIEYKAPQMNKLPQNGEFDYTKEKQIVSAQWMDADMNKEIAIASYDEEISLLVYTRNYEEGESITLTVYEVDDKDINNGEKEITLTGNVKKDGFAELKRSVKVEKQQA